A region of the Oceanihabitans sp. IOP_32 genome:
TCCAGAGTATATCCAGAATTAATATCTGGCTCCGATATTTTACTAAACTGTATCATGCCCAACTCGTTAGTCATATTTTTTAAATGATCTAGTTTTATTGGTGGATAATTGTATGTTATTTTAAACGACTTATCTATAATCCTTTTATAGAAATTAACTTGTTTTAAAGCCACATTTTCCCAAGATGTTGCTCTGGTCTTTTCAAAGGCAGCGAGAGCCATAGAGTTACGCAATTTGTCATCAGAAAGCAATTTTTCTATTCCCTGTGCCATTTGTTTGGAGTTCTCAATATCAACCAGTATGCCTTCATGAGGTGATAGTACTTCATTGGTATGCGGAATTGCTGTTGCCACTATAGGGCAGGCACAACTCATAGCATAAGCAAACGTGCCACTTACAGCTTGATTACCATCTTTTGAAGTGAATAAATAAACATCTGTTGCTTTTAAATAGTCTAAAAGCTCATCTATTTCTAAATAGCGATTTATAAAGTCGACATGATTTTCTAGATTGAGTTCTTCAACAAGTGTTTCTAGAGAATCTCTATAGTTATCTTCATTATTTTTTATGGTGTGGGGATGTGTTTTTCCTAAAATTAAATATAAAACATTAGGAGTGTGTTTAATAATTTTTGGCATAGCTTTTAGTGCCGTTTCAATACTTTTTCCAGAACTTAAAAGACCAAAGGTTGATAAAACCGTACGGTGTTCTAAACTAAATTTGCGCTTAGCTGTTTGTGTTGTTTCATAATTAACACCATGAGTGCCGTGTGGGATGTAGGCTATCGTATTTTCATTAATGCCATAATCTTTCATCAATATCTTTTTAGATTGCTGCGTCATAACAATAACAGAATTGCTATAAGAGATTAATAGTTTAACAAAAGCCCTTAATTTTTTGTCAGGATTTGGAATAATGCTATGAAAAGTAAAAGTTATAGGCTTTTCTAGTACATCAAGAAAATCTAAAATATAGTTACCATAAGTGCCGCCAAACAAGCCAAACTCATGTTGTATGTGTACCAATTTTATAGTGTCGTCATCATTTATTTCTCTGGCAATCCTACTATAATCTTCTTTTAGCTTAGGATGTATGGTAAAGCGTGCATTTAGATTTGGTTCTGTTCTTTCTGAAATATCACAAATTTCGCAAGTTAAGGTCTCGCCAAACACATTGGTTATAGCAGAAATAGTATCTTGAGTGTAGGTAGCGATGCCACATTGCGTTGGCGGAAATGTGGATAAAAATAGTATTTTGGGTAACGTATTTAAGGTCATGATTATAAATTTTTTAGTGCGCTTAATAGTGAGTTAATATTAACTGATGCTACTGCCACACAACAATCTGCAGCGCCATAATAGATATAAAGCTCGTCGTTAAAAAGAGCTGTTCCTGTTGGGAAAACCACATTATTTACATAGCCTTCAATTTCATAGGGCTCTGTAGGAGAAAATAGTGGTTTTTTAAGTCTGCCAATCACTTTTGTGGGATCATGCAAATCCAATAAAGCTGCCGAAGCGTGGTATATTAATTTCTTAGAATTACTCTGTACGCTGTGATATATAAATAACCAACCACTATCGGTCTCAATCGGCGGACAACCACCTCCAATATGGCTAGTTTCGTGCATATATTCTGATTGTAATACAATGTGTTGGCTTAAATCTGAAATATAGGCTTCCCAAAATTCTTCGGTCAACTCAGAAGGATCATTAAAATAAAGGATTTGAATAGAGGGAAAAAGTCTATGTAAAACCGCGAATTTTCCGTTTATTTTCTTCGGAAAAAAAATAATGTTCTTATCCCACACATATATTTTACCCAGCATTAATCGTTGAAGCTTATAGCGCCCAAAAAGATCATAGAATAAGGAGTGAAGAATACTAATTTTATCATAATTATGTTTTATAAGTTCTGAGTATTCTTCAAAAGTAAACCTGGGCGTAATAATGCCTTGTCGTTCAAATGTTTTTAAATCTTTTGAAGTTGCGTAGGCACCAAATACATTAATCCCATCGTAGGCAGCATAAGAGAGGTAATAAGTATCGTCTATTTTGGTAATTCTAGGGTCTTCAACACCTTGAAATTCTTCTGGAATCTCAGGAAAAAACAGAGGTTCTTTACAACGCGCGACTACTTTTAAAGGACCTGCTAGTTTACAATATCCTATTGTGGAAAAGTTACCATCCCGTACAGCACGATAAAACATATGTACTGTGTTTCGTTCTTGCATGACTGCGGGATTAAAAACGCCTAAATTTTCAAAACTGTTGTTGGTTTTGTCGAGAATAACCCCGTGTTTGGTCACTAATTCCATAGTTTGTTTTTGTCTAAATTAAGGGTATTTAAAGCCCAACAAAATGACCTGAGTCATTCTACTATCGAGTGACCTAGGTCATTTGATTCCCAATAGATCTACAGTATATTTATTGGTCTATTTTAAACATAAGAAAGATGAAAGATATTAGCATAGCTGAGCAACTAATGGATAAAGGCATAAGAAACACATTACTTATAAAAGCCTTCCAAGATATTCCAAAAGCCTTTATTTTATCTGAAAATCTGCACCCTTATTTTTATGAAAACATTAGTATTGAAAAAGCCATAAAAAAAACAGAGCCTAGAGTTATTGTTATAGCCAAAATGTTAGAGCAATTGCAAGTTAAAAAAGAAGAGCGTATTCTAATTATAGGTGTAGATTCTGTTTATATTTTGGCTGCACTTTCTAAAATATATAAAGAGGTTTATGCCATTGAAACTAACGAAACATATTCAAAATGGGCCTTAGAAGTTTTAAAAAATTCAGAAATTACCAATGTACATATAAAAACAGGGAAACTTGAAAATGGATGGGACGCAGAAGCCCCATTTAATGCTATTTTAAGTGCTTTAGAATTCGAAGAAATCCCAGATACCCTAAAGCAACAATTAAAAATAGGCGCTAAGTTATTGTCGCCAGTGGGACCTGATTGGGCTCATGTTATGCTAGAAACTATTGAGCGAATCTCTGAAAACGAATATGAGACTAAAGCCTTGCGAGATAATTATTTCATTCCAAAACCAAAGGTAATTCCAGAAGTAGGAACCGAAATCTACCCCGAAAATGAAATTATAGACGAAATTGGAATGAGTTCCATCCCTTTTAAAACAATTAAAACTTTTCCAATTGAAGGCTTGTTAGAGCGCATTGGCGATGCCAAAGTGGTATTGTTAGGTGAGGCTTCGCACGGCACTTCAGAGTTTTATGCGATGCGGCAAGAAATTACCAAAGCACTTATAGAAAAAAAAGGATTCAACCTTGTTTGTGCAGAAGCAGATTGGTCTGATGCAGAGCAAATTAACAATTATGTAAGAGGCCAACATACAGCGCAGGATTGGATGCCTTTTTCACGTTTCCCAGAATGGATGTGGAAAAATAAAGACGTTTTAAATTTTGTAGAATGGCAAAAGAAATACAATACCAAACACCATAATAGTGTCGGATTTTATGGGCTGGATTTATACGGTTTAGAAAACTCCATTGATTTGGTGATTAAATATTTACAGGATATTGATCCGGACTTGGCAACATTAGCAAAATTGCGTTATTCTAGTATGATGCCTTATATGTCAAATCCCACATTATATGGAAAACTAGTAACCAGTAATAAATTGCAAAGTTGCGAAAAAGAAGTGCTAAAAATGCTGTTTGATTTGTTGAAAAATAAAAGTAAACTCAATCATTCTCAAGCCTACTTTAACGCCTACCAAAATGCCACAGTTGTGGTTAATGCAGAGCGGTATTATAAAGCCATGTATTACGGTAGCGCAGAATCTTGGAATTTACGAGATTTTCATATGTTTAGCACCTTAAAATCTTTATTGTCTTATCATGGCAAAGACTCTAAAGCGGTTGTTTGGGCGCACAATTCCCATATTGGTAATGCCTTGGCAACCGAAATGTATGCTCGAGGCGAAATAAATATAGGTCATTTATGCAAGGAGCATTTTGGTTCTAAATCTTATAATATTGGTTTTGGAACACATACAGGAACTGTGGCTGCGGCCAAAAACTGGGACGAAACCATGCAAGTGATGCCTGTAAATAATTCTTTACCAGAAAGCTATGAGTATTTGTGCCACAAAACAAACGTTCCTAATTTTACACTGCCCTTACGAGCAGAACATTCAGAAAAAAATTTAAGAGTATTTTTAAGTACACCTAGACTACAACGTGCAATTGGTGTGGTGTATAGGCCTGAAACAGAATTGAATAGTCATTATTTTAGAACCGCCTTACCTTCTCAATTTGACGAGTATATTTGGTTTAATAAAACAAAAGCCATTACCCCTCTTATAACCAAAACGGAAAAGACTAAACTTGGAAGTCCGCATCCTTTTGGGTTAATTGATAGGTAATACCAATTTAGTTTTGAAATGTCGTATTATTAATTTAAATTATTTTTTGTTCAGATGAGATAGAAATCGCCGATTCACGAACTCGTTATTTTACTATAATATGGGCGTGAGCTGAAATCAAAGCATAGCCTGAGTTATGGTTTTGTTTTATACCGAAATATGGGCGAAAAAGAACTGCGAAGCACATCACGAACACCTAATTTATAACATAGAAAAATGTGAGTAAACAAATTATATGCGGCATGACATGGCTAATTTGGTATAAAACCAATTCCTATGCTTTTAGTATCAAACTAAAGAAAACCCTGCAATTGGATTGCAGTTCGTTTAGTTTATATAAACTTTTTAAGGGCATGATATCACTCGAACAGCCCGCTAAATAAGAGATGATAAGTTTTATAATAATAAGATTCCTCTTCATACCTTACTTAGTGAGATAAAGCATTAACTCAAAAGAATGTTATTATTTTCTAAAACCTACCTATGGACTAGAAATCTACAGTTACTTGTTTAATAAGAATTTAACTTCTGTATCGTTAACTTGATCGAAGTTTTTATAAAATTGGCCAACAGACTGAAAATTACTTGGGGCTGAAAGACAGATAACCTCATCAATAAAGGATAAGTTTTTCAGCTTTTGCAAAGTGCTTTTTGGAGATACAGGAATAGCAACCACAATTTTTTCAGGCTGTTCTTTGTACAACATTTCTATGGTAGACATCATGGTGTTACCTGTAGCAATCCCATCGTCTACAATAATTAAAATCTTATCTTTTAGTACAAGAGGTGATTTTTCACCATAATATTCTTGGTAGCGTTTTTTGAGTAGGGCTCTAATTTTTTCGGTTTCTTCCGCAACATAGCTTTTAGAAACTTGGGAAGCAGCATCGCTTAAAATCTGGGTTTTTAAGGTTACTGCACCAATGGCAAATTCTTTATGCATTGGATGCCCTATTTTCTTAGAAAGCACCACCTCTAAAGGTAAATTTAGCTCTTTTGCAATAACATAGCCTAAAGGTACACCACCTCTAGGAATGGCTAAAATTACAGCGTTCTTGTCTTTGTAAGTTTTTAGTTTTTCTGCTAACAAATTAGCGGCTTCCATTCTATCTTTAAATACCATGATTTTTATTATTTTAAATAGTTATTAAACCAATCGCAGGTTAATTTTGCTACTATTTCTAACTTTCCTGGTTCGGAAAATAAGTGAGAAGCACCTTCGACAATTTCAATTTTTTTAATACCAGAAAGTTCGTCGTATGCTTTTTTGTTTAAATCAATAACAACGCCATCATTACCGCCAACAATTAAAAGTGTTGGAATGTTTATTTCATCTAAAACCAGTGCTGCCAAATCTGGTCTGCCACCTCGAGAAACAATAGCTTTTATTTTAGTGTTTAAAGCAGGTGTTGCCATTAATGCAGAGGCAGCACCAGTACTTGCACCAAAAAAACCAATAGGCACATTTTGCATTTCTTTTTGTTTATAAAGCCATTGGGTAGCTGCAACTAATCTTTCAGCAAGTAAATGGATGTTAAACCTGTTTTTATACACGCTGTCTTCAGTTTCTGTTAATAAATCGAATAATAAAGATGAGAATCCTTCTTTTAAAAGAAAATCTGCAACATAGTTATTTCTACTACTCAGGTGACTGCTGCCACTGCCGTGAGAGAAAATAACTAGACCTTTTTGTTTTTCGGCGATACGTAATCGTCCCTTTAAGCTTACGTTTTTTATAGGAATATTAACTGCTTTGTAATTCATTTTATTCGTATAGGGTTAAGGTTTTATGGGTATTTTTATAACCACATCCACATCTGGCCAAAGTTTAGACACGCCATCTTCACCTTTATAAAGTTCGTAACAGTCTGTATTTAGCATTGTAAGGGCTTCTTCGCCTTTAAAATCTATTAAATTTATGTTAGTAAAAAGTCTAATCATATTATGTTTACTAATGGTATCGTTTAGTATTGAATATGTAAATGGAATTCTCTTGGAAATACTATTCATTTTTAATCTAAAAACACCTTCACCTTCTTTCGCTTTTAAAATAGTACCTACAATTTCTGAAGTATTAAAGGCTTCAAAAAAACAGTGAAACAATTTAAAATCTCGTATTGGATGTTTAGAGTTTACAGATGCAGTTGGTATGGATAGTGTCGATTTATTCAATATTTTTTCAACCGTACCAGAAGTGCTTTTTGCTTCAAACGTACATGAATCAAAACTGCCTTGAACAGCTACTTTATTGGTAAACTTATAGGCTGTCCATTCAACGGATAGGCCTAATGTATCTAAATTATACGGCTTAGATTTTGAAACTTGGTTTTTAACAGAGATCTTATTTGATGTTTTTTCAACTGAATCCTTACAAGAACTCAATAAAAAAAGTAGCATCCAGTAAAAAGCATGTTTAAAATAATATTTCATTGGCATTTCGAGTTAATTTTCAAACTTAATGAGTAATTAGGTGATTACAAATGACTTGGGTCAGCTAAACTGATTAATATCATTTGAATTGAAAACTAACTAGA
Encoded here:
- a CDS encoding glycosyltransferase yields the protein MTLNTLPKILFLSTFPPTQCGIATYTQDTISAITNVFGETLTCEICDISERTEPNLNARFTIHPKLKEDYSRIAREINDDDTIKLVHIQHEFGLFGGTYGNYILDFLDVLEKPITFTFHSIIPNPDKKLRAFVKLLISYSNSVIVMTQQSKKILMKDYGINENTIAYIPHGTHGVNYETTQTAKRKFSLEHRTVLSTFGLLSSGKSIETALKAMPKIIKHTPNVLYLILGKTHPHTIKNNEDNYRDSLETLVEELNLENHVDFINRYLEIDELLDYLKATDVYLFTSKDGNQAVSGTFAYAMSCACPIVATAIPHTNEVLSPHEGILVDIENSKQMAQGIEKLLSDDKLRNSMALAAFEKTRATSWENVALKQVNFYKRIIDKSFKITYNYPPIKLDHLKNMTNELGMIQFSKISEPDINSGYTLDDNARALITMCMHYKHFKNAGNLFYIDTYLSFIERCQTDSGTFINYVDKHNNAHIKNDYVNLEDSNARAIWALGTVISLKDDLPKTMVNRARLSFLESLKWMQNILSPRAIGFVIKGLYLYNTATQDNKAILIIEKLSKNLITNYDVHAMKNWKWFENYLTYANSVLPEAMLYSYLVTTKESYKRVALESFDFLLSKMFVNGHFKVISNQGWYKKDTQPNKYGEQPIDVSYTIQTLDLFYKTFKDPMYKTMMQTAFNWFLGENHLNQIMYNPLTGGCYDGLEETNANLNQGAESTICYLMGRIIMEQQKAVSSGKLIQLQKPKMSTSLKLTDVKIKNATKTN
- a CDS encoding pesticidal protein Cry7Aa is translated as MELVTKHGVILDKTNNSFENLGVFNPAVMQERNTVHMFYRAVRDGNFSTIGYCKLAGPLKVVARCKEPLFFPEIPEEFQGVEDPRITKIDDTYYLSYAAYDGINVFGAYATSKDLKTFERQGIITPRFTFEEYSELIKHNYDKISILHSLFYDLFGRYKLQRLMLGKIYVWDKNIIFFPKKINGKFAVLHRLFPSIQILYFNDPSELTEEFWEAYISDLSQHIVLQSEYMHETSHIGGGCPPIETDSGWLFIYHSVQSNSKKLIYHASAALLDLHDPTKVIGRLKKPLFSPTEPYEIEGYVNNVVFPTGTALFNDELYIYYGAADCCVAVASVNINSLLSALKNL
- a CDS encoding phosphoribosyltransferase codes for the protein MVFKDRMEAANLLAEKLKTYKDKNAVILAIPRGGVPLGYVIAKELNLPLEVVLSKKIGHPMHKEFAIGAVTLKTQILSDAASQVSKSYVAEETEKIRALLKKRYQEYYGEKSPLVLKDKILIIVDDGIATGNTMMSTIEMLYKEQPEKIVVAIPVSPKSTLQKLKNLSFIDEVICLSAPSNFQSVGQFYKNFDQVNDTEVKFLLNK
- a CDS encoding YceI family protein, whose amino-acid sequence is MKYYFKHAFYWMLLFLLSSCKDSVEKTSNKISVKNQVSKSKPYNLDTLGLSVEWTAYKFTNKVAVQGSFDSCTFEAKSTSGTVEKILNKSTLSIPTASVNSKHPIRDFKLFHCFFEAFNTSEIVGTILKAKEGEGVFRLKMNSISKRIPFTYSILNDTISKHNMIRLFTNINLIDFKGEEALTMLNTDCYELYKGEDGVSKLWPDVDVVIKIPIKP
- a CDS encoding dienelactone hydrolase family protein, yielding MNYKAVNIPIKNVSLKGRLRIAEKQKGLVIFSHGSGSSHLSSRNNYVADFLLKEGFSSLLFDLLTETEDSVYKNRFNIHLLAERLVAATQWLYKQKEMQNVPIGFFGASTGAASALMATPALNTKIKAIVSRGGRPDLAALVLDEINIPTLLIVGGNDGVVIDLNKKAYDELSGIKKIEIVEGASHLFSEPGKLEIVAKLTCDWFNNYLK
- a CDS encoding erythromycin esterase family protein, which codes for MKDISIAEQLMDKGIRNTLLIKAFQDIPKAFILSENLHPYFYENISIEKAIKKTEPRVIVIAKMLEQLQVKKEERILIIGVDSVYILAALSKIYKEVYAIETNETYSKWALEVLKNSEITNVHIKTGKLENGWDAEAPFNAILSALEFEEIPDTLKQQLKIGAKLLSPVGPDWAHVMLETIERISENEYETKALRDNYFIPKPKVIPEVGTEIYPENEIIDEIGMSSIPFKTIKTFPIEGLLERIGDAKVVLLGEASHGTSEFYAMRQEITKALIEKKGFNLVCAEADWSDAEQINNYVRGQHTAQDWMPFSRFPEWMWKNKDVLNFVEWQKKYNTKHHNSVGFYGLDLYGLENSIDLVIKYLQDIDPDLATLAKLRYSSMMPYMSNPTLYGKLVTSNKLQSCEKEVLKMLFDLLKNKSKLNHSQAYFNAYQNATVVVNAERYYKAMYYGSAESWNLRDFHMFSTLKSLLSYHGKDSKAVVWAHNSHIGNALATEMYARGEINIGHLCKEHFGSKSYNIGFGTHTGTVAAAKNWDETMQVMPVNNSLPESYEYLCHKTNVPNFTLPLRAEHSEKNLRVFLSTPRLQRAIGVVYRPETELNSHYFRTALPSQFDEYIWFNKTKAITPLITKTEKTKLGSPHPFGLIDR